Proteins encoded within one genomic window of Pigmentiphaga sp. H8:
- the greA gene encoding transcription elongation factor GreA yields MAAIPLTLRGAERLKQELHRLKTVERPAVITAIADARAQGDLSENAEYDAAKEKQGFIEGRIQELEAKLSNAQIIDPVELDADGRIVFGATVDLEDLESSERVTYQVVGDDEADIRSNLISVSSPIARALIGKSVGDVAEVQAPSGIREYEVLDVRYI; encoded by the coding sequence ATGGCTGCCATTCCGCTGACCTTGCGCGGGGCCGAGCGCCTGAAGCAGGAGCTGCATCGACTGAAGACGGTGGAACGTCCCGCCGTGATCACCGCGATTGCCGACGCCCGCGCCCAGGGGGACCTGTCCGAGAACGCCGAATACGATGCCGCCAAGGAAAAGCAGGGCTTCATCGAAGGGCGCATCCAGGAACTCGAGGCCAAGCTGTCGAACGCGCAGATCATCGACCCGGTCGAGCTCGACGCGGACGGCCGCATCGTGTTCGGCGCCACGGTCGACCTCGAGGATCTGGAGTCCAGCGAGCGCGTCACCTACCAGGTGGTGGGCGACGACGAGGCCGACATCCGGTCCAACCTGATCTCGGTGTCCAGCCCCATCGCCCGGGCGCTGATCGGCAAGTCGGTCGGCGACGTGGCCGAGGTGCAGGCGCCGTCGGGCATCCGGGAATACGAGGTTCTGGACGTCCGGTATATCTAG
- a CDS encoding mechanosensitive ion channel, which translates to MFENTPRMSYVSDQFTIWGPRILIAIVILVATHFIARGVKWAVVRGVGALPVLTRSTNRSGETLATSLGTLAYWIVWLVGLIVAMQPLGLDQAMSPIHVLTNQVFAYAPQLVGAALIFCVGLIFAKIVRNIVEAALGAINFERIGSRLGLCQSADKPAGDGQCADSLVRVCGAVVFTLIIIPVSIAALQTLGISSIADPAVAVLQTVLAAIPRVVAAALLLAIAFVIAQWVRQLVASTLASLGFDRALGSLGAFSPATKPSSVAALIALVAIMLFAAVEAASLLAFDAVAVMLTQVTELGGQVVFGSVIILVGVIMGRIVARIVGDSVGESGLPSILKYAVIALAVAIGLRFMGLANEIVNLAFGLILGAAAVACALAFGLGGRQTAHQLLQKWTSGNRLLTPEDGDEQPRPPETRL; encoded by the coding sequence ATGTTCGAGAACACACCACGCATGAGCTATGTGAGCGATCAGTTTACGATCTGGGGGCCACGCATTCTGATCGCGATCGTCATCCTGGTCGCCACCCATTTCATCGCGCGCGGCGTGAAATGGGCCGTCGTGCGGGGCGTAGGCGCCCTACCCGTCCTCACCCGGTCCACCAATCGTTCAGGAGAGACCCTGGCCACCTCCCTGGGCACGCTGGCCTACTGGATCGTCTGGCTGGTCGGGCTGATCGTCGCCATGCAGCCGCTGGGGTTGGACCAGGCGATGTCCCCCATCCATGTCCTGACCAACCAGGTCTTCGCCTACGCCCCCCAACTGGTGGGCGCGGCCCTGATCTTCTGCGTCGGGCTGATCTTCGCCAAGATCGTCCGCAACATCGTCGAGGCGGCCCTGGGAGCGATCAACTTCGAGCGCATCGGATCCAGGCTGGGCCTGTGCCAGTCGGCCGACAAGCCAGCCGGCGACGGCCAGTGCGCGGACTCGCTGGTGCGCGTGTGCGGCGCCGTCGTCTTCACGCTGATCATCATCCCCGTGTCGATCGCGGCCCTGCAGACGCTGGGCATTTCCTCGATCGCCGACCCTGCCGTCGCGGTGCTCCAGACCGTGCTGGCGGCGATTCCGCGCGTGGTGGCCGCCGCGTTGCTCCTGGCCATTGCCTTCGTCATCGCCCAATGGGTGCGCCAGCTGGTCGCCAGCACCCTGGCTTCGCTGGGCTTCGACCGCGCCCTGGGCAGCCTTGGCGCCTTCAGCCCGGCGACGAAACCGTCGTCGGTCGCGGCCCTGATCGCCCTGGTCGCCATCATGCTGTTCGCGGCGGTCGAGGCGGCCAGCCTGCTGGCCTTCGACGCCGTGGCGGTGATGCTGACTCAGGTCACCGAACTGGGCGGCCAGGTCGTCTTCGGCAGCGTCATCATCCTGGTAGGCGTCATCATGGGACGCATCGTCGCACGCATCGTGGGCGATTCCGTCGGCGAGAGCGGGCTGCCCTCGATCCTGAAATACGCCGTCATCGCGTTGGCGGTGGCCATAGGCCTGCGCTTCATGGGGCTGGCCAACGAGATCGTGAACCTGGCTTTCGGGTTGATCCTGGGCGCCGCGGCGGTGGCGTGCGCGCTGGCGTTCGGGCTGGGGGGCCGCCAGACCGCTCATCAACTGCTGCAGAAATGGACATCGGGGAACCGGCTGCTCACCCCCGAGGATGGGGATGAGCAGCCCCGCCCGCCCGAGACCAGGCTCTGA